From one Chlamydia sp. 04-14 genomic stretch:
- a CDS encoding DUF1389 domain-containing protein: MLALKMRIDNQRPADAQEGNRATAPSVSNKFAKSKISYALIILVTLFAIGIIALSVAIPVLGLTISVGLPLIAAATFGCISALIGLQRIYAHRRNRIVENKKIPNKLRERIFAKYPRAFLSHIHKEDGSTATVSVLDKYNLSFAQLYRLGVLASGADRDPLTDSQELLAAFNSLSQESRENLANLMRNGELDLDSIIEENCPCYWLETFSSKVLQDYNSDILNSLITGQMAFLGIFHPEYLPVFSSISMQDYRTLSAAMDQSMYTLWKEDANVKAIVDRALATQPSLSREDREEFLIWLYSGLGICTLNTEAKALLKDLSDHKGQYLNKFSKKQIWNRILDISTDVDDVEFQPSLAYKTWEEWV, encoded by the coding sequence GTGTTAGCATTGAAAATGAGAATTGATAATCAAAGACCTGCGGATGCTCAGGAAGGAAATAGAGCTACCGCACCCTCTGTTTCTAATAAATTTGCTAAATCTAAAATTTCCTACGCTTTAATAATATTAGTCACGCTATTTGCCATCGGGATAATAGCTCTTTCTGTTGCCATCCCTGTATTAGGCTTAACAATTAGCGTGGGGCTTCCTTTAATTGCTGCAGCTACTTTTGGCTGTATTAGTGCATTGATTGGATTGCAGCGTATTTATGCACATAGAAGAAATCGTATTGTCGAAAATAAGAAAATCCCTAATAAATTGCGTGAGCGAATTTTTGCTAAATATCCTCGAGCTTTCCTGTCTCATATACATAAGGAAGATGGTTCTACAGCTACAGTCTCTGTGTTAGATAAATATAATTTATCATTTGCTCAGCTTTATAGATTAGGAGTTTTAGCTTCGGGAGCAGATAGAGATCCTCTTACAGATTCTCAAGAATTACTCGCAGCTTTTAATAGTTTATCTCAAGAATCTCGGGAAAATTTGGCAAATTTAATGCGTAATGGTGAATTAGATTTAGATTCTATCATTGAAGAGAATTGCCCGTGCTATTGGTTAGAAACTTTCTCTTCTAAGGTGCTTCAGGATTATAATAGTGATATCTTAAATAGTTTAATCACTGGACAAATGGCGTTTTTAGGAATTTTTCATCCTGAATATTTACCAGTTTTCTCTTCAATAAGTATGCAAGACTATCGAACATTATCCGCAGCTATGGATCAATCCATGTATACCCTCTGGAAAGAAGACGCTAATGTAAAAGCTATAGTAGATAGAGCTTTGGCTACACAACCTTCTTTATCCAGAGAAGATAGAGAAGAGTTTCTGATTTGGTTATATTCAGGATTAGGGATTTGCACGTTAAATACAGAAGCAAAAGCTTTGCTAAAAGATCTTAGCGATCATAAAGGTCAGTATTTAAATAAATTTTCAAAAAAACAGATTTGGAATCGTA
- a CDS encoding DUF1389 domain-containing protein, with the protein MNPIQTSPLPGSNASLILTKKDRSTTPCITDKLHKCALAVASLVFLALSATFTAFIILGLTHFSIVLGLIISLALSGVMLTSLYRLYHPCREKLPIPSGFLSVIKQEFPQVVYDLTIQERLTLQELRAVISGLSSGTFTFPSEACQVKLERFGLERLQQACADIKLPDLENLLVKHCPLYFIKTFIQIGPREFPEAENLDPEVYWLSRTGLTHRLDTAFHHYIWIFSKVISKSEYETLLDHAQNNTWDQAYPMVEEIRTRLIGRVPNESVEYFYVDRAWLSHCFSQFSLEWLLYLCKHGVSWGQLQLIGQVECRDMIFLSMFNDANGGMNLIELILSIYPHIQEDHDEFDASITLLTWDEWIDDYEKHKEDFGWRFYDRTITFLNERRGESLIRKELPHIPIYSIDSATGTKILE; encoded by the coding sequence ATGAATCCTATACAAACTTCCCCTCTTCCAGGATCTAATGCTTCCTTGATACTGACGAAAAAAGACAGGAGCACGACGCCTTGTATAACAGATAAGTTGCATAAATGTGCTCTAGCCGTAGCGAGTCTTGTTTTCCTTGCGCTTTCTGCTACATTTACAGCCTTTATTATCTTAGGACTTACTCATTTTTCCATTGTTTTAGGTTTAATAATTTCTCTCGCTCTTTCAGGAGTGATGCTTACATCGTTATATCGTTTATACCATCCATGTCGAGAAAAATTACCCATTCCCTCGGGCTTCCTTTCAGTAATTAAGCAAGAGTTCCCTCAAGTAGTTTATGATCTAACTATTCAGGAAAGACTGACTCTTCAAGAACTTCGTGCTGTTATTTCAGGTTTATCTTCTGGGACATTTACTTTTCCCTCAGAAGCATGTCAGGTAAAGTTAGAGAGATTTGGTCTTGAGCGTTTACAGCAGGCCTGTGCAGATATTAAATTACCCGATTTAGAAAACCTACTTGTAAAACATTGTCCTCTCTATTTCATAAAAACATTTATTCAGATCGGCCCTAGAGAGTTTCCAGAAGCAGAAAATTTGGATCCTGAAGTCTATTGGTTATCTCGTACGGGATTAACCCACCGTTTGGATACAGCTTTTCATCACTATATCTGGATTTTCTCTAAAGTGATTTCTAAATCTGAATATGAAACTTTATTAGATCATGCTCAAAATAACACCTGGGATCAAGCGTATCCTATGGTTGAGGAAATCCGAACCCGACTTATAGGTCGTGTACCAAATGAGTCTGTGGAATATTTTTATGTTGATAGGGCTTGGCTATCCCATTGTTTTAGTCAATTTTCTCTAGAATGGTTGTTGTATTTATGTAAGCACGGTGTTTCTTGGGGGCAATTACAATTAATTGGACAGGTGGAATGTAGAGATATGATATTCCTTTCCATGTTCAATGATGCCAACGGAGGTATGAATTTAATAGAGCTCATCCTCTCTATATATCCACATATTCAGGAAGATCATGATGAATTTGATGCTTCCATTACACTACTTACCTGGGATGAGTGGATTGATGATTATGAGAAACATAAAGAGGATTTCGGTTGGCGTTTCTATGATAGGACGATTACCTTCTTAAATGAACGTAGAGGGGAGTCTTTGATAAGAAAAGAGCTTCCACATATTCCTATTTATTCAATAGATAGTGCAACAGGAACGAAGATACTCGAGTAG
- a CDS encoding DUF1389 domain-containing protein, translating to MTVIGVSPTLSVVKQNSGIRYLVDTLYKNALLVSSLCCLFLSGIFTILVAFGIAQPVIITCLVLSFILSGILSGLILHRCAARDGRLPIPEGFRYVIRKHFPEVLYDLVIEKELTLQELRAVISGLSSGTFTFPSIACREKVERFDLERLQKGCEGIEFPDLENLLLKHCPFYFMNKFVQLGPKDLPQSENMSPATYWFSRTGLSDRLDTVCHPYVWFLAQVISQGEYETLLLHAKKGTWFAVKDLFKTVINKILIHMRNIPLDNVWTETEALFTCIKLPWLLYLCKHGVSWKQLQLFKEIRYQDVKFLNKINRLEGGINLMKLVSTIAPCIDENRKGFDPYIALLTWDEWIREHENHTHYEGIVDFLNSRSKHHLTKQIIFKIPCYSYDPITGDRKSKRWLKIMN from the coding sequence CACTTTATCAGTAGTTAAGCAAAATAGTGGAATACGTTACCTTGTAGATACTTTGTATAAGAATGCTCTACTTGTCAGTAGCCTATGTTGCTTATTTCTTTCTGGTATTTTTACCATCCTAGTTGCTTTTGGGATAGCTCAGCCTGTAATCATTACATGTTTGGTGCTATCCTTTATTCTCTCTGGAATACTTTCGGGTCTGATTTTGCATCGTTGTGCAGCGCGAGATGGAAGATTGCCCATACCCGAAGGTTTTCGTTATGTAATTAGAAAGCATTTTCCTGAAGTGCTTTATGATTTGGTTATTGAAAAAGAATTAACACTCCAAGAACTTCGTGCTGTTATTTCAGGTTTATCTTCTGGGACATTTACTTTTCCCTCGATAGCATGTCGGGAAAAGGTAGAAAGGTTTGATCTTGAGCGTTTGCAAAAGGGCTGTGAGGGGATAGAGTTTCCTGATTTGGAGAATTTGCTTTTAAAGCACTGTCCGTTTTATTTCATGAATAAATTTGTCCAACTAGGTCCTAAGGATTTACCTCAGTCAGAAAATATGTCCCCCGCTACCTACTGGTTTTCTCGTACAGGTCTATCGGATAGATTGGATACGGTGTGCCATCCTTATGTTTGGTTTCTTGCTCAGGTAATCTCTCAAGGTGAATATGAAACTTTGCTGTTGCATGCGAAGAAGGGAACGTGGTTTGCAGTTAAGGATTTATTCAAAACGGTTATCAATAAAATTCTTATACATATGAGAAATATTCCTCTAGATAATGTTTGGACAGAAACAGAAGCGCTATTTACCTGTATTAAGCTGCCCTGGCTATTATACCTGTGTAAACACGGTGTTAGCTGGAAGCAACTACAGTTGTTCAAAGAAATACGCTATCAGGATGTAAAGTTTCTTAATAAGATCAATAGGTTGGAAGGGGGAATCAACCTGATGAAATTAGTGAGCACAATTGCCCCTTGTATTGATGAAAATAGAAAAGGATTTGATCCATATATCGCTTTGCTAACTTGGGATGAGTGGATTAGAGAGCATGAAAATCATACTCATTATGAAGGAATAGTAGACTTTCTAAATAGCCGCAGTAAACATCATTTAACGAAACAGATTATCTTTAAAATTCCCTGCTATTCTTACGATCCTATTACCGGAGATCGCAAATCTAAGAGATGGCTGAAAATTATGAATTAA
- a CDS encoding DUF1389 domain-containing protein: protein MRCVMDTLRKNAIAITGIFCFVFAVSFLSLVIYGFSHPLIVIGLVLSLVVVGVVVALALRHAMLKLKHPLPAGFRSLIEESYPKIIHDLVFSKALNFQEFRAVLLGLSSGNFNFPSEDCKNRVESFGLERLQSACEGIQLPDLEKILLKNCPLYLINKFIQLGPREFPEAEHMEPTVYWVNRAGLSNINQTAFHPFVWLLARLISQEEYNMLCQHARNNTWEEVRTLVEELNLRFRTYLENETIKGFERRGSWLLEDFNKSRAPWLLALCKHGITWEQLQLFKDIECRQLSFLHTFDTSRVGGILMELLLVISPYLNEENSENFDPKIALLTLKEWMHFYHHDSHRVYGFHKGTLEFFNKHSKGNLQKPKLSSSHLHYYLIDPNTGVRYR, encoded by the coding sequence ATGCGTTGCGTAATGGATACATTGCGTAAGAATGCTATAGCTATAACGGGTATATTTTGTTTTGTCTTTGCTGTTAGCTTTTTATCATTAGTTATCTATGGATTTTCTCATCCTTTAATTGTAATAGGTTTGGTTCTCTCTTTAGTTGTTGTGGGAGTAGTAGTTGCTCTGGCATTACGTCATGCAATGCTTAAGCTGAAGCATCCTCTTCCTGCAGGGTTTCGTTCTCTGATAGAAGAATCTTATCCTAAAATTATTCATGATCTTGTCTTCAGTAAGGCTCTTAATTTTCAAGAATTCCGTGCTGTTTTATTAGGATTGTCTTCAGGGAATTTTAATTTTCCTTCTGAAGATTGTAAAAATAGAGTGGAATCGTTTGGCCTTGAGCGTTTGCAAAGCGCCTGTGAGGGCATTCAATTGCCCGATTTAGAGAAAATTCTGTTAAAGAATTGTCCTTTGTACTTGATAAATAAGTTCATTCAACTTGGTCCTAGGGAATTTCCTGAGGCTGAGCATATGGAACCCACTGTGTATTGGGTGAATCGAGCAGGTTTATCGAATATAAATCAAACAGCGTTTCATCCTTTTGTTTGGCTGTTAGCACGTCTTATTTCTCAAGAAGAATATAATATGCTATGCCAACACGCACGAAATAACACTTGGGAAGAGGTGCGTACTCTTGTTGAAGAGCTAAATTTGCGATTTAGAACGTATTTAGAAAATGAAACTATAAAAGGATTTGAACGAAGGGGTTCATGGTTATTAGAAGATTTTAATAAATCACGCGCTCCTTGGTTATTGGCGCTATGTAAACATGGGATTACTTGGGAGCAATTACAGTTATTTAAAGATATAGAATGTCGCCAACTAAGTTTTCTTCATACATTCGATACATCTCGTGTTGGAGGTATTCTCATGGAATTATTATTAGTTATTTCTCCTTATCTTAATGAGGAAAATTCAGAAAATTTTGACCCTAAAATAGCTTTACTTACATTGAAAGAGTGGATGCATTTCTATCATCATGATTCTCATCGTGTTTATGGTTTTCATAAAGGGACTTTAGAATTTTTTAACAAACACAGCAAAGGTAACCTGCAGAAACCAAAACTTTCCTCGTCTCATCTTCATTACTATCTCATAGATCCCAATACGGGAGTAAGATATCGCTGA